The Phycisphaerae bacterium genomic interval CCTGCTGGATCTGGGAATGTTTGAGCCGAACGACGTAGTTGCCGATTGGATCTTGGACGATTGGGAGGACAACCTCACGCTCTCGGGCGAGCGGCGGTTCAATGTGCACGGGATCACCGACGAGAGGCTCTGGTTCAGCCAGGGTGGGATGGTCTGGCAATCGAACCTGCAGAACCCGATCCAGATGTACCTGAAGCGCAACGAGGTGCCGGCGGCCATTCGCAACATCTACAACAACTTCGTCGCTTGCCTCTACCCCGACGTTAACACCCTGACCGAGGAATACCGCATGTGGGGCCGGGCCAGCGGGCCGTTCTACAAGAGCCCCGATGAGGCCCGGTTCGTGAATCGGTTGCGTGACATGCTGGTGCTGGAGTCGGGCGATGACCTGTGGCTGGCCTCGGGCACGCCTCGCCGCTGGCTGGCGTCGAAAGAGGGCATCCGCGTCGATGAGATCAACTCGTATTTCGGCCCGCTGGCCTTCACGATGCACGCCGGCGACGAGCCGAACACGGTGGTGGCCACGGTCCGACCTCCGACCCGCAACGCGCCGAAGGAAGTCTGGCTCTACGTTCGCGTGCCCGATGCTAAACGAATCAGGAAGGTCGAGATCAACGGCAAGGAGTGGACGGACGTCGATCCAAAACACGAGCGAATCCGGCTGCCGAAGACCGGCGAGGTCGTCAACGTGATTGTGCAGTATTGAGCGCGAGCGATGTGCATTCGGCTTGCTCGGCGGTTTGTGAATCTGACAGTGACGCAGAAGTCACGAGTTGATCGCCAAGGCCCTTCCATGCCCTAGTCAAAGAGCGTGGGCAGATCGGGAACACGTGTCTTCTCCAGTTTCGGATAGAACACTCCAATGACGATCCACGACTTCGGATGGCTGAGAACGGTACCCACATAGAAGTGGGTATCCTTGTCGGGGGCGCATAGCCCGTCGAGGAACTTGCTACGAACCCCTTGGGCTGCCTCCGCCTCGGTCGCGCCTTTGTCGCGAAGATTCCAAAACAGGGCGCCGACTTCCCAGTCCTCTATCATCATCTCATGGTTTCGCCTGCACCTCGGGTCGTCGCACTCGAAGCGGTAACGAAACTTGAACGGCACTTTTCGAGGCGGCTCCTTGCTGACCGTGCGTTCATCCCATATCCGAGCCTGTCGCATTGCCGCTTGGAATGCAGGTTTCCATTCGCGGTCGTCGGGCGCGATGATCAAGTCGTTGACCTTCTTTGGACGAAAGATGCCCAGCGAGGTCTGGTCCGCCTCCTGCCTCGCTTGGAGTTCCTCCATCGACTGGGCCTTTTTCTTCAGGACATATTTCGCCCGTTCTGACCAGTCGCCATTTCGAGTTGGTATCGGCTTCCCGATAACCTTTAGAGTATCGGGCCTGGGCCGGTAGCTCTCCTTTCGGACGTCTCGACCGGTGTGTTTGTCCGCATCGACCTCGATCCACTGGTACTTCCGGTATTGCTGGGTGTACGGCAAGTCGCGGAAATTGATGGGATAGAGCCGGATGAAGTCGCCGTTTTCCGTTACGCCGGCAGTACAGACCAGCTCATCATACTTCGCCGAAGGAATCGGGTAGGTCTTGACCGTAATGAGAAGGCGAATGACCAAAGGGCATAGTCTCCGGACGAAAAACAGATCATCTGATGAATTAACGCCACGATTAACTTATCGAGGACTGGGCAAGAACGCAATCGCGACGAGTGTTGCCCAGCCCTTGCGGTCGAGGCTAGAATAGGAGAGTCTCGTGTCTGCACGATCCGACGCGGTCTTGCATGAGGTGTGGTGCCTGAACATGGCAATACGAACCAAGCGATGGGACGACCCTCGGGAGCCGGAGGATGGCTATCGCGTGCTGATCACGCGATACCGGCCGCGGGCGCTGCCAAAGGCGGACGAAACATGGGAGGCATGGCTGCCGAATCTCGCGCCGAGTGCCGAGTTGCACGCAGCCTTCTACGGCAAAGGCAGACCGCCGATTGGCTGGCAACAATATCGAGCTCGATACCTAAGAGAGATGAAGGAGCAGATCTCCACGATAACGGAATTGGCCAAACGAGCGGCCAATGGTGAGACGATCACGCTGCTTTGTTCATCTGCCTGCATCCTGGAATCGCGGTGCCATCGATCACTCTTGAAGGCCCTTATCGAAGAGCACATGGCGATTCCCTGTAGCTGACCGGCGGCTTGCGAGGACCTCGATGGACTTTGCCGGTTGCGCGAACGTGAAAATGCCCTCGCCAAGCCGCAAGCGCCGGAGCGGTACTACCCGACCTGTTATGGTGTGACCTGGCAGCAAGCCTTCCGGTTGGCGAACTCGGCTTGTTACTCGCCGGCCGGCGTCAGCTCGATGTGAACAGGCGTCGTGGAGGTCGTCCGAATCCACACGATCAGGTCGGTGCCCTCCATTCTGTCCCGGTGGCCGACGGCAAAGTCTTCTCCGGCCTCGACCGCGACCTGATTCAGGCGGGCCGTGGCACCGGCCTTGCCCCAGTCTCTGATAACCAAGGCCGCGTTCACCAGAGGAGATTCCTCATTGGCCGCGATGTCCGCCTCCAGCTTCGCGGGCTTGCCGTGGTCCTTGCAGGCCAGAACGTAAGCTCGTTCGGCGGGATCGTAGCCCTCGTTGACAAACGCGGCCGAGTTAACCGTCAGCTTGGGCGGCCGAAGCCATGACTTGGCCAGCGGCAAGAGTTCCTCGACCGAATTGTCGGTCAGGCCACAGAGCATGATCTTGGTCATCGAGTTGTCGGTGGTTTCATAGGCAGCACTGTACTGAGTCGAGGTCCATGTGTGCGAGGGTCGGTCGGCGGCCTGTGGATACCGTGCCAGCACCGGAATCTGCGTGACCGGCCAGTGGTTTCCCCAGGGGAATACCGAGTGCTCCGACCAGCCGTCGCCGCTTGCCCGGACAATTTCAGGACCTGGCCGTCCACGATCGTTCTTGCCCTCACGATCATCAAGCACGAGAAAGGGATTGTACTTCGACGCCAGATAGACGATCTGGATGTTGGCCCCCGGAATGGTCGGGAAACCGTATCCTTTCTCGCCTGATTCCCGGCCGAACGTCTTGGTTTCGCCGTTCATGTTCGCCACCGACATGATGCGTTTGGCGTCAAGCACGTCTTCGGGTCGCTGTCCGGCGTGCAACGGCTGAATCGACTGGCACCATTCGTGCCACTCCTTGAAGTTGCTGCTCCACATGACGACCTTGCGCACCGCCACGCCGTCGGGGTAGATCGTATGATATTCCTCGGACCAGTCGCCCCAACCCGTGATCTCGTCCACGAAGGCGAATTCGTAGTTGATGCCAACGGGAGCGTTCCGCCAGTACACGACCGCCCGCGCGTCGCTGTTTTCAAGGATCTTGACGTGCGAGTAGTGGGCGCGCTTGTCCGACATCGACTCCGAGCAGCCCCGTGTCTTGCGATCGGGCCCGCGTTCCATGAACTCGTTTGTGAACCAGTTGTCCTTCTCGGTCACCCAACAGGGTGCGTAGGAGACACCCCGCCAGAAGACCAGCCGCACGGGTGCGAACTTGAAGGCCACGACCACGTCGGGCCCGTTGCCTCGCCAGATAGCGTCCCATTCCTCGCAGTACTTCAGATGATGATAGAACGCCCCGAAACGATGGATATCTTTCGGCCCCGAAGGCATGCGGCGCGGTTTCAGGTCTAGCGGCGCGCTCGGGCGAACTGCCTGAAACGCCTTGCGCACCTCGTCGGCGGTCAGGCAGCGGCCGT includes:
- a CDS encoding DUF488 family protein produces the protein MSARSDAVLHEVWCLNMAIRTKRWDDPREPEDGYRVLITRYRPRALPKADETWEAWLPNLAPSAELHAAFYGKGRPPIGWQQYRARYLREMKEQISTITELAKRAANGETITLLCSSACILESRCHRSLLKALIEEHMAIPCS
- a CDS encoding LamG domain-containing protein encodes the protein MLCKHDRQVRLQGMRPASGNAAKVSIGIALLSSVLLTADQSAFPADDGLLAWWRFDDGKGRTAVDAVGQTPDQLIGNVKFAEGVSGTGLKCDGFTTCLTRRAKDAPKPGDAFSVEAWIAVQAYPWGWCPVVSQRTGHTAGYLFGVDARGRVGLHMAVGGQWRECTSEAMVPLMTWVHVAGTFDAGSGLTVYIDGAKAGTLVSSGSPTYADDVDLLIGRNHTKEPAMFSALWGAADQPVHFAFDGIIDEVKMHGRCLTADEVRKAFQAVRPSAPLDLKPRRMPSGPKDIHRFGAFYHHLKYCEEWDAIWRGNGPDVVVAFKFAPVRLVFWRGVSYAPCWVTEKDNWFTNEFMERGPDRKTRGCSESMSDKRAHYSHVKILENSDARAVVYWRNAPVGINYEFAFVDEITGWGDWSEEYHTIYPDGVAVRKVVMWSSNFKEWHEWCQSIQPLHAGQRPEDVLDAKRIMSVANMNGETKTFGRESGEKGYGFPTIPGANIQIVYLASKYNPFLVLDDREGKNDRGRPGPEIVRASGDGWSEHSVFPWGNHWPVTQIPVLARYPQAADRPSHTWTSTQYSAAYETTDNSMTKIMLCGLTDNSVEELLPLAKSWLRPPKLTVNSAAFVNEGYDPAERAYVLACKDHGKPAKLEADIAANEESPLVNAALVIRDWGKAGATARLNQVAVEAGEDFAVGHRDRMEGTDLIVWIRTTSTTPVHIELTPAGE